The following coding sequences lie in one Methanopyrus sp. SNP6 genomic window:
- a CDS encoding 4Fe-4S dicluster domain-containing protein, translated as MERARRVKVWVGLPDCVGCGKCAEVCPIGAIEIVDGRPRKCVHCNPERAMCARVCPSHAIVQVCETLVIDRDRCDGCGKCVEACPVDGIFVRGNVAVKCDNCSDREYPACVEACPVAGADVASVDERVLWRRFRTTRTFRDLQGSRGYARRPGSEAARKHIRSHRRSVARGRN; from the coding sequence GTGGAAAGAGCTCGAAGGGTGAAGGTCTGGGTCGGCTTACCCGACTGCGTAGGGTGCGGTAAGTGCGCGGAGGTATGTCCAATCGGCGCTATAGAGATAGTCGACGGCCGGCCGCGGAAGTGCGTGCACTGTAATCCGGAACGAGCGATGTGCGCTCGGGTTTGTCCCAGTCACGCGATCGTTCAGGTGTGCGAAACACTCGTGATAGACCGTGACAGATGCGACGGGTGCGGGAAGTGTGTCGAAGCCTGCCCGGTGGACGGGATATTCGTCCGTGGGAACGTCGCCGTGAAGTGCGACAACTGCTCAGACCGAGAGTACCCCGCATGCGTGGAAGCATGCCCGGTAGCCGGTGCAGATGTGGCTTCCGTAGATGAGCGGGTTTTATGGAGACGATTCCGAACCACCCGAACCTTCCGGGACTTGCAGGGGAGTAGGGGTTATGCCAGACGACCCGGATCGGAAGCTGCTCGAAAGCATATCCGAAGCCACCGTCGAAGCGTTGCGCGTGGCCGAAACTAA
- the rqcH gene encoding ribosome rescue protein RqcH, with the protein MIRRWFRRGLHGLKAWSKEAMTSFDVRATARELDSLLEGALIDKVYQVGERELKVKLHIPGVGSHYLVLEPGTRVHLTWRPKPSPDQPTPVSQALRSTLSGDRIERITQLGFDRILRFDLRSGRRIYIELLPKGTLAVTDENDSIERAFPTRRFRNRAVVPGETYKPPESPPDPYELGRDTFLELLLESDRDIVRTLAVDVGLGGLYAEEVLLRVGLYERRESHASEFEEEELEEIYETLRDLLEQISEGDLRPTLYRTTERNYVDVTPVPLERYSEELEMEEQDTFQRALDEYYVTKFLAEKERKVREKWECEKRRLERTIERQRSSIEQLCTKAEKLRERANALYLNYNLVDGILSELRKAEREGYSLEEIKRRIQEAKGSGIEEVERITDIDVENRRVILRLPGENSEVTVPVPIDSDVHSTASKLFDRAKELERKAERAREVLREQERELEKLLEEGPPEVKLEELTVELTKRRKKDWYERFRWFISSDGFVVIGGSDAHTNEIILRRYLEDHDILVHAHVHGAPHVVIKTEGKEVPETTLREAAIFAASYSRAWRWGLKAADVYWVTADQVDKSAEAPHGGAIIRGKRNWFRRTELKVAIGVQEVESGYRVMGGPVSAVKRHCLTYGVLEPGNERKSDVARRLFEMFKNGVENLRRYLTVDDVMRAMPPGNARLLETD; encoded by the coding sequence GTGATTCGGCGGTGGTTCCGCCGGGGGTTACACGGTCTGAAAGCGTGGTCCAAGGAAGCGATGACATCCTTCGACGTGCGTGCCACTGCCCGCGAACTTGATTCCCTACTCGAAGGGGCCTTGATAGATAAGGTATACCAGGTAGGTGAGCGTGAGCTGAAGGTTAAGCTCCACATCCCGGGTGTAGGCTCCCATTATCTGGTCTTGGAACCAGGGACGCGTGTACACCTAACCTGGCGCCCCAAACCAAGCCCCGATCAGCCTACCCCCGTTTCACAGGCGCTCAGAAGTACCCTTTCGGGTGACCGTATAGAGCGTATCACCCAGCTAGGTTTCGACAGGATATTACGCTTCGACCTGCGTTCGGGCCGTAGGATCTACATCGAGCTGCTCCCCAAAGGTACGCTCGCCGTAACTGACGAGAACGATTCCATCGAGAGGGCCTTTCCGACCAGACGGTTCCGTAACAGGGCTGTCGTGCCAGGCGAGACGTACAAGCCACCTGAAAGCCCGCCCGATCCCTACGAACTCGGCCGTGATACCTTCCTAGAATTACTCCTCGAGTCCGACCGTGATATCGTCCGGACACTCGCCGTGGACGTGGGCCTCGGTGGCCTTTATGCCGAAGAGGTGCTCCTGAGGGTCGGGCTGTACGAGCGTCGGGAATCACACGCATCGGAGTTCGAGGAGGAGGAGCTGGAGGAGATCTACGAAACGCTCCGGGATCTCCTAGAGCAGATATCCGAGGGAGATTTACGACCTACACTCTACAGGACGACCGAGCGAAACTACGTGGACGTCACGCCGGTGCCGCTTGAGCGTTACTCCGAGGAACTTGAGATGGAGGAGCAGGACACCTTCCAACGCGCCTTAGACGAGTATTACGTGACTAAATTCCTGGCGGAGAAGGAACGCAAAGTACGAGAGAAATGGGAATGCGAAAAGCGTCGCCTCGAGCGGACGATCGAGAGACAGCGTTCGAGCATCGAGCAGCTGTGTACAAAGGCGGAAAAACTCCGTGAGCGTGCCAACGCGCTGTACCTGAATTACAACCTCGTCGACGGGATCTTGAGCGAGCTCCGAAAAGCGGAGCGCGAGGGGTACTCGTTGGAGGAGATTAAGCGGAGGATCCAAGAGGCTAAGGGTTCCGGCATAGAGGAGGTGGAGAGGATAACCGACATCGACGTCGAGAACCGTCGCGTGATCCTCAGGTTGCCAGGTGAAAACAGCGAGGTGACCGTGCCCGTACCGATCGACTCGGACGTTCACTCCACTGCTTCCAAGCTATTTGATCGTGCGAAGGAGCTGGAACGGAAAGCCGAGCGCGCTCGAGAGGTTCTTCGAGAGCAGGAGCGCGAACTCGAGAAGTTACTCGAAGAGGGCCCACCTGAGGTGAAGCTTGAAGAGCTGACGGTCGAGCTCACCAAGCGTCGCAAGAAGGACTGGTACGAGCGGTTCCGTTGGTTCATATCATCCGACGGCTTCGTGGTTATAGGCGGCTCGGACGCCCATACAAACGAGATCATATTACGACGCTACCTGGAGGACCACGACATCCTCGTCCACGCTCACGTGCACGGGGCTCCACATGTCGTGATCAAGACCGAGGGCAAGGAGGTCCCGGAGACGACCTTACGTGAGGCGGCGATCTTCGCGGCTTCGTATTCCCGAGCGTGGCGTTGGGGTCTCAAAGCCGCCGATGTTTACTGGGTGACAGCCGACCAGGTAGACAAGTCTGCCGAGGCTCCCCACGGAGGTGCTATCATCCGCGGTAAACGTAACTGGTTCCGTCGAACGGAGCTGAAGGTGGCGATCGGTGTCCAAGAGGTGGAGAGTGGGTACAGGGTAATGGGCGGACCGGTCTCTGCCGTGAAGAGACACTGCTTGACGTACGGCGTCTTGGAACCCGGAAACGAGCGAAAATCCGACGTCGCCAGGAGGCTTTTCGAGATGTTCAAGAACGGGGTGGAGAACCTACGCCGTTATCTAACTGTGGACGACGTAATGAGGGCGATGCCACCCGGAAACGCGAGGCTGTTGGAGACAGACTGA
- the porD gene encoding pyruvate synthase subunit PorD, giving the protein MGNEEFTIGAVVREPGSTRRNKTGRWRVFRPELDQEKCVDCGMCFMYCPDGCIRPSDDGYTIDYDHCKGCGICESVCPVDAIEMVLEEG; this is encoded by the coding sequence TTGGGTAACGAAGAGTTCACGATAGGGGCTGTAGTGCGAGAACCGGGAAGTACCAGGAGGAATAAGACCGGTAGATGGCGCGTATTCAGACCCGAACTAGATCAGGAGAAGTGTGTAGACTGCGGTATGTGCTTCATGTACTGCCCGGACGGGTGCATCAGACCATCGGACGATGGCTACACTATCGACTATGATCACTGTAAAGGGTGTGGAATCTGCGAAAGCGTATGTCCTGTAGACGCGATCGAAATGGTCCTGGAGGAGGGTTGA
- a CDS encoding FumA C-terminus/TtdB family hydratase beta subunit, which produces MTEHHLEVPLEEGRLTELEVGDVVYLTGIIITARDKAHQRIFEEGDEPPVDLEGAAVFHAGPVVRRVDNGYELVVIGPTTSTRIAKYLEDIVDAGVKMIVGKGGMGPDAPEVMKDRAVYLTAPGGCAALLAERVKGIREVHWLDLGIPEAIWVLEVEEFGPLIVTVDAHGNELSGE; this is translated from the coding sequence TTGACCGAACACCACCTGGAAGTCCCACTCGAGGAGGGGCGACTCACCGAGTTGGAGGTAGGTGACGTAGTGTACCTGACCGGGATCATAATCACGGCTCGCGACAAAGCCCATCAGCGGATTTTCGAGGAAGGTGATGAACCTCCCGTAGATCTCGAAGGGGCCGCCGTGTTTCACGCGGGTCCCGTGGTCAGGCGTGTCGATAACGGCTACGAGCTAGTTGTGATAGGCCCCACGACGAGCACGAGGATAGCGAAGTATCTCGAGGATATCGTGGATGCTGGCGTGAAGATGATCGTCGGCAAGGGGGGCATGGGCCCGGACGCTCCTGAGGTGATGAAGGATCGCGCCGTGTACCTCACGGCGCCGGGAGGGTGCGCCGCGCTCCTTGCCGAACGGGTAAAGGGCATCCGAGAAGTACACTGGTTGGACCTTGGAATCCCAGAGGCGATCTGGGTCCTGGAGGTGGAAGAGTTCGGCCCGCTGATAGTCACCGTAGACGCGCACGGTAACGAGCTGTCGGGTGAGTGA
- a CDS encoding fumarate hydratase, whose protein sequence is MPDDPDRKLLESISEATVEALRVAETKLPDDVLERLERALDEEDGHAQTMLEAILENVRIAEEKGLPMCQDTGLITVFAEIGREFPLRLAGTIRDGIEEGIRRATEEIPLRPNVVHPISRENTGDNTGYRVPIVRFIPTKGKELKLHFLPKGFGSENSSAVTRLLPTEGLEGVREFVVRTVREAGGMPCPPIVLGVGVGGTIDEATHLAKLALFRPLNVRNPDPEIADLEEELLEEINRLGIGPMGLGGRTTALAVNVELAYTHTAGLPVAVNVQCWAARRATAIVYPDGFFEVTQREYPRGIIC, encoded by the coding sequence ATGCCAGACGACCCGGATCGGAAGCTGCTCGAAAGCATATCCGAAGCCACCGTCGAAGCGTTGCGCGTGGCCGAAACTAAGCTCCCGGACGATGTGCTGGAAAGGCTGGAACGGGCACTGGACGAGGAAGACGGTCATGCCCAGACGATGCTGGAAGCGATTCTCGAGAACGTCCGCATCGCAGAGGAGAAAGGATTACCGATGTGCCAAGATACAGGGCTAATCACCGTTTTCGCGGAGATTGGCCGCGAGTTCCCCCTGAGGCTAGCCGGAACCATCCGGGACGGAATCGAGGAGGGTATCCGACGGGCTACGGAGGAGATACCGCTTAGACCCAACGTGGTCCATCCGATAAGTAGGGAGAACACTGGTGATAACACCGGGTACCGTGTACCCATCGTTCGGTTCATCCCGACCAAGGGGAAAGAGCTGAAACTCCACTTCCTACCCAAAGGTTTCGGGTCTGAGAACTCCAGCGCGGTGACCCGGTTGTTGCCCACGGAAGGGTTGGAAGGCGTCCGCGAGTTCGTAGTCAGGACAGTGAGAGAGGCCGGCGGGATGCCGTGTCCACCGATCGTGTTGGGCGTAGGGGTCGGTGGGACGATCGACGAGGCCACGCACTTGGCCAAGCTTGCCCTGTTCCGACCACTGAACGTTAGGAACCCGGACCCAGAGATCGCGGATTTGGAGGAGGAGCTGTTAGAGGAGATAAACCGACTGGGTATAGGCCCAATGGGTCTCGGGGGCCGGACTACGGCACTGGCCGTCAACGTCGAGCTAGCTTACACCCACACGGCCGGGCTGCCGGTGGCCGTGAACGTACAGTGCTGGGCGGCCCGAAGGGCGACCGCGATCGTGTACCCGGACGGCTTCTTCGAAGTTACCCAACGTGAGTACCCGCGGGGGATAATCTGTTGA
- the porA gene encoding pyruvate synthase subunit PorA encodes MTEVRVINGNYAVAEAVRMVDVDVIAAYPITPQTPIVEYLSEFVSDGELDAEFIHVESEHSAISAVLGASATGARVFTATASQGLALMHEILFIASGLRLPIVMAVTNRALSAPINIWCDHSDSVAQRDTSWIQLYCESNQEVFDTVVQAYRIAEHEDVLLPVMVCLDGFTLSHTLEPVELPEEEEVRSFVGGYEPFHCYLDPEDPMTLGPVGDPDSYMEFKKMQHDAMEKACEVIGEVNREFSDEFGRSYGDGLIEEYNTEDADYVVIAMGSVCGTIKHVIDEERPDVGLVRVKAYRPFPGDRIVEVIQDKEGVVTIDRAHSYGAMPPLWTDVKAHAPDIDVSSTIAGLGGRDIRPQDVLEIIKVAEEGKGMDEPVWINVKV; translated from the coding sequence ATGACTGAAGTTCGTGTGATCAACGGGAATTACGCCGTGGCTGAAGCTGTTAGGATGGTGGACGTCGACGTCATTGCGGCGTACCCGATCACGCCTCAAACACCTATCGTAGAGTACCTTTCCGAATTCGTATCTGACGGAGAACTGGACGCCGAGTTCATACACGTAGAGTCGGAGCACAGCGCGATAAGCGCCGTGCTCGGTGCCTCGGCAACTGGAGCCCGCGTGTTCACTGCGACGGCTTCTCAAGGTCTCGCCCTTATGCACGAGATCCTGTTCATAGCTTCAGGGTTGAGGTTACCGATCGTAATGGCTGTCACAAACCGCGCTCTCTCAGCTCCGATAAACATCTGGTGCGATCACTCCGACTCCGTGGCGCAACGGGACACGTCGTGGATCCAACTTTACTGCGAGTCAAATCAAGAGGTGTTCGACACAGTAGTGCAGGCATATCGGATAGCGGAACACGAAGACGTCCTCCTACCCGTAATGGTGTGCCTGGACGGGTTCACGTTATCCCACACGTTAGAGCCCGTCGAACTGCCGGAAGAGGAAGAAGTGCGATCGTTCGTCGGTGGGTATGAACCATTCCACTGTTATCTCGATCCCGAAGACCCAATGACGTTAGGGCCTGTAGGTGATCCTGACAGCTACATGGAGTTCAAGAAGATGCAGCACGATGCTATGGAGAAGGCATGTGAAGTTATAGGAGAAGTCAATAGGGAGTTCTCGGACGAGTTCGGGCGTTCTTACGGTGACGGGCTCATCGAAGAATACAACACGGAGGACGCAGATTACGTCGTTATCGCGATGGGATCCGTCTGCGGGACTATCAAGCACGTGATAGATGAGGAGCGCCCGGACGTGGGTCTGGTCAGGGTGAAGGCTTACCGCCCGTTCCCAGGCGACCGGATAGTGGAAGTGATTCAGGATAAGGAAGGTGTCGTGACCATCGATCGCGCACATTCGTACGGGGCAATGCCGCCACTGTGGACGGACGTCAAAGCCCACGCACCGGACATCGACGTGTCGTCGACCATCGCGGGTCTCGGCGGTCGCGACATACGCCCGCAGGACGTGCTCGAGATAATCAAGGTAGCTGAGGAAGGGAAGGGTATGGACGAACCCGTCTGGATCAACGTGAAGGTGTGA
- the porB gene encoding pyruvate synthase subunit PorB, with product MPEEELIAPGHRACAGCGSAICARLCMKALGKDTVVVMSTGCIEVVTTPYPETAWETPWIHVAFENAAAVASGIERALKALGKEDVTVAVLAGDGGTVDIGFQALSGMLERGHDIVYICYDNEAYMNTGVQRSGATPYFAATTTTPPGKIWKGEMRPKKNIPEIIAAHGAPYVATACVSHPKDLIKKVKKAKEVKGPAYVHVLCPCPPGWGHDSSETVEIAKLAVETGMWVLYEIENGELRITYRPKDRKPVKEYLKRQKRFQHLTEDDIEEIQRMVDEQWKELEG from the coding sequence ATTCCGGAAGAAGAACTCATAGCCCCCGGCCACCGAGCGTGTGCGGGCTGCGGATCCGCCATCTGCGCACGCCTTTGTATGAAAGCCTTAGGTAAGGACACCGTGGTGGTCATGTCGACTGGGTGCATCGAAGTCGTCACGACGCCGTACCCTGAGACCGCTTGGGAAACACCGTGGATCCACGTGGCGTTCGAGAACGCCGCCGCCGTCGCATCCGGCATCGAGCGCGCGTTGAAGGCGTTGGGGAAGGAGGACGTAACAGTGGCTGTGCTCGCGGGCGACGGTGGGACCGTGGACATAGGATTTCAGGCGCTATCAGGGATGTTGGAGCGGGGCCACGACATCGTCTATATCTGTTACGACAACGAAGCCTACATGAACACGGGAGTTCAGAGGAGCGGTGCGACACCGTACTTCGCGGCGACCACCACGACACCACCGGGTAAGATCTGGAAGGGAGAGATGCGACCGAAGAAGAACATCCCAGAGATCATCGCCGCACACGGGGCGCCGTACGTTGCGACGGCGTGTGTGTCCCATCCTAAAGACCTCATCAAGAAGGTCAAGAAGGCTAAGGAGGTGAAAGGGCCTGCGTACGTCCACGTACTGTGCCCGTGTCCGCCGGGTTGGGGGCATGATTCGTCAGAGACCGTCGAAATCGCGAAGCTAGCAGTGGAGACGGGGATGTGGGTATTATACGAGATCGAGAACGGGGAACTCCGCATCACTTACCGTCCGAAGGATCGAAAGCCTGTGAAGGAGTATCTCAAGCGTCAGAAGAGGTTCCAACACCTGACCGAGGACGACATAGAGGAGATCCAAAGGATGGTGGACGAGCAGTGGAAAGAGCTCGAAGGGTGA
- the purO gene encoding IMP cyclohydrolase: protein MYVGRFLLAGKLEDGTPIAVYCVCSRSFSDRRIEVSESAAFVVPEDPSYTTENPYVTYTCARIVEEFLVLSNGAQTDPIADKLESGVPPREAIVSVTFAMDYEHDEYNTPRISLITDGETFWLGRVALDEVCFKSMKPKDGEGYLLSVYGEYAEVPSEPNVTLDREDPLKCDPVPSFKHYVCSVIARHDGGRWSLEAR, encoded by the coding sequence GTGTACGTCGGTCGGTTTTTACTTGCCGGAAAGCTGGAGGACGGGACACCGATCGCAGTATACTGCGTTTGTAGCCGCAGCTTCTCGGATCGACGTATCGAAGTCAGTGAGAGTGCGGCGTTCGTGGTCCCAGAAGATCCGAGCTACACGACAGAGAACCCGTACGTGACCTATACCTGCGCCCGTATCGTCGAAGAGTTCCTCGTACTCTCCAACGGAGCTCAGACGGATCCTATCGCGGACAAGCTGGAGTCGGGTGTGCCACCCAGGGAAGCGATAGTGTCTGTCACCTTCGCTATGGATTATGAACACGACGAGTACAACACACCGAGGATCTCCCTAATCACGGACGGCGAAACGTTCTGGCTTGGACGGGTCGCACTGGATGAGGTGTGCTTCAAGTCTATGAAGCCAAAGGACGGGGAGGGGTACTTGCTGTCCGTGTACGGGGAATACGCCGAAGTTCCGTCGGAGCCTAACGTGACCCTGGACCGAGAGGACCCGCTTAAGTGCGATCCTGTCCCGTCCTTCAAGCACTACGTCTGCTCGGTGATCGCACGGCACGACGGCGGCCGTTGGTCCCTCGAGGCCAGGTGA
- the pheA gene encoding prephenate dehydratase — protein sequence MSYLGPPGTFTEEAAERFSEEELGGNGELQSASTITMVFLRVERGEADYGVVPWENSLEGSVGETLDNLLHRSVRVFGELVLPILHALMSGSEPDDREPVVYSHPQAYEQAREALRELLGNHEFVPTASTAEAAKLASEKGAYALGPPRLAERFGLDIVEEIRLENNETRFAIISRRDRAPTKEDKTSVVFSVTDRPGALREVLGIFADRGINLTKIESRPAKSGLGDYVFFLDFEGHRMLYPGSEALAELRERTPFSKVLGSYPKVFP from the coding sequence ATTTCATACCTAGGGCCACCAGGCACGTTCACAGAGGAGGCGGCTGAGCGGTTTTCTGAGGAGGAACTTGGGGGAAATGGGGAGCTCCAGTCCGCTAGTACTATTACCATGGTTTTCTTGCGTGTAGAGCGAGGTGAGGCGGATTATGGTGTGGTCCCGTGGGAGAACTCGCTGGAGGGATCCGTAGGAGAAACTTTGGATAACCTCTTACACAGGAGCGTACGAGTGTTCGGAGAGTTGGTGTTACCTATCTTACACGCACTGATGTCCGGATCCGAACCCGACGATCGTGAGCCCGTGGTCTACTCACATCCCCAGGCGTATGAGCAGGCGCGGGAAGCGCTGCGAGAGTTACTCGGTAACCACGAGTTCGTGCCCACGGCGAGCACCGCCGAAGCTGCCAAACTGGCGTCGGAGAAGGGTGCTTACGCTCTAGGTCCACCGAGGCTCGCGGAGCGGTTCGGACTGGACATAGTGGAGGAGATAAGGTTGGAAAATAACGAGACCAGGTTTGCGATCATCTCGAGGCGTGATAGGGCCCCGACTAAAGAGGACAAGACATCCGTAGTATTCTCGGTAACAGATCGTCCGGGTGCTTTACGTGAGGTTTTGGGTATCTTCGCGGATCGGGGTATCAACCTCACTAAGATCGAATCTCGACCCGCGAAGAGCGGGTTGGGAGACTACGTTTTCTTTCTGGACTTTGAGGGTCACAGGATGCTATACCCAGGGTCTGAAGCGTTAGCGGAACTCCGAGAGAGAACGCCATTCTCCAAGGTATTGGGGTCTTACCCCAAGGTTTTCCCGTAG
- a CDS encoding CBS domain-containing protein produces MEVFERPVEEIMTPAEEVITAEPGEPLSKIFSKLERHGVKEIPIVDDGKVVGMISYYDVVDAHVADVSNVKPETVMMKPETITPDTLIVEAITAMLDSGLRALSVVEEDGEFVGLVTEYDIIDVARESDELAKIDAREVMSTPVITIHENDTIAKARAIMRDNGISRLPVVNDANKLRGIVTTTDIIREVIKPITRLGKMDRKGEKVPAFGHPVKNIMSSPCVRAEPDETLVDLCEKIVENGIRGMPIVNKFEEPIGVVTRRDILRKIPELMRKRGVFVSLKGVDDVDDFTLVILRKSIAAAVQKLASMRPSIEAVEVHIKRYHEEGNRHKYSVRIHVKDARNVISVKDHDWDLITAFKNAIRHLVREVLGEEEKEETVRRKEAVKAKIKSRTS; encoded by the coding sequence TTGGAGGTCTTCGAGCGCCCCGTCGAAGAGATTATGACGCCTGCCGAAGAGGTTATCACCGCGGAACCTGGCGAGCCGTTGTCGAAGATATTCTCGAAGTTAGAACGCCATGGTGTGAAGGAAATACCAATTGTAGATGATGGTAAGGTTGTGGGGATGATCTCGTATTACGACGTGGTAGACGCTCACGTAGCGGACGTCTCGAACGTTAAACCAGAAACCGTGATGATGAAGCCGGAAACGATCACACCCGACACACTCATAGTCGAAGCTATCACCGCGATGCTCGATTCGGGTCTCCGCGCTTTATCCGTGGTAGAAGAAGATGGGGAATTTGTTGGTCTCGTAACGGAATACGACATCATCGACGTCGCGCGAGAGTCGGACGAGCTTGCCAAGATCGACGCGCGGGAAGTGATGAGCACTCCTGTCATCACCATCCACGAGAACGACACCATCGCTAAAGCCAGAGCTATAATGCGCGATAACGGTATCAGCAGGCTCCCGGTGGTTAACGACGCGAACAAGCTCCGAGGGATCGTCACCACAACGGATATCATCCGTGAGGTCATCAAGCCGATCACCAGGCTCGGGAAAATGGACCGCAAGGGTGAGAAGGTGCCCGCTTTCGGTCACCCGGTAAAGAATATCATGAGCTCACCGTGCGTGCGAGCCGAGCCCGACGAGACCTTGGTCGACCTATGCGAGAAGATCGTAGAGAACGGCATCCGTGGTATGCCGATAGTTAATAAATTCGAAGAGCCAATCGGAGTCGTGACGAGGCGGGACATTCTGCGCAAGATCCCCGAGTTGATGCGGAAGCGCGGCGTGTTCGTGTCGCTGAAGGGTGTAGACGACGTCGACGACTTCACCCTAGTAATCCTCCGTAAGTCGATAGCCGCGGCCGTTCAGAAGCTCGCCTCGATGCGTCCGTCGATCGAGGCTGTCGAGGTCCACATCAAACGGTACCATGAGGAAGGTAACCGTCACAAGTACTCGGTACGCATCCACGTCAAGGATGCGCGGAACGTCATATCGGTCAAGGACCACGATTGGGATCTGATTACAGCCTTCAAGAACGCCATCCGACACTTAGTCCGTGAGGTTCTCGGAGAAGAGGAGAAGGAGGAGACAGTCCGGAGAAAGGAAGCCGTTAAGGCGAAGATCAAGAGTAGGACCTCGTGA
- a CDS encoding pyruvate ferredoxin oxidoreductase subunit gamma: MIEIRIHGRGGQGAVTAAEILAIAAKEDGKYSQAFPFFGVERRGAPVTAFARIDDEFIKIRSQIYEPDHVIVLDSSLLAVVDVTEGLSEDGLIVINSREESDEVAEEFEDFDVYVVDATQIALDELGIPIVNTAMVGAYLKASDVLTLDAVKEAIHARFSGEIAEKNVRVVERAYREVKAVG, translated from the coding sequence GTGATCGAGATCAGGATACACGGGAGAGGTGGCCAAGGGGCCGTCACCGCGGCTGAGATCCTGGCGATCGCGGCGAAGGAGGACGGGAAGTACTCTCAAGCGTTCCCGTTTTTCGGTGTAGAACGCCGCGGGGCGCCGGTGACGGCTTTCGCACGGATCGATGATGAGTTCATCAAGATCCGATCGCAGATATACGAGCCGGATCACGTGATAGTACTCGACTCCAGCCTGCTGGCCGTAGTGGACGTCACCGAAGGTCTATCGGAAGACGGTCTTATCGTCATTAACTCTAGGGAGGAGTCGGATGAAGTCGCTGAGGAGTTCGAAGATTTCGACGTTTACGTCGTGGACGCGACTCAGATCGCACTTGACGAGTTAGGCATCCCTATCGTGAACACCGCGATGGTCGGCGCCTATCTGAAGGCTTCCGACGTCCTAACCCTCGACGCCGTAAAGGAGGCTATCCACGCACGCTTCTCCGGAGAGATCGCAGAGAAAAACGTTAGGGTCGTTGAGCGAGCCTACCGGGAGGTGAAGGCAGTTGGGTAA